The Humulus lupulus chromosome 7, drHumLupu1.1, whole genome shotgun sequence region TTCGGGCCTATTCCATTGTTGGGATTCATGACGGGTTTCAGATTTACAATCGGATGGTTCAAAATGGTGTTGTTTTGGATGATCATACTTTCCCTTTTGTCCTTAAGCTGTGTTCTGATTTTTTGGAATTTCGTAAGGGTGTGGAGATTCATGGGACTGTTGTGAAGTTGGGTTTTGGTTATGATGTTTTTGTTGGGAATACTCTGTTGTCGTTTTATGGTAACTGTGGGAACATGACTGGTGTAAGGAAAGCGTTCGATGAAATGCATGAGAGAGATGTTGTGTCCTGGAATACGATAATAGGGGTGTTTTCTGTTAATGGGTTCAACATGGAAGCACTTAAATCTTATAGAGAATTGAACTCAACTTCTGGCATTAGGTCAAATTCTGTGAGTGTTATCTCTGTGTTACCTGTTTGTGTTGATCTTGAAGACGAGCTTATGGCTAGGCAGATTCATTGCTATGTTGCCAAGGTTGGTTTGGACCATCTTGTAACTATTGGCAATGCATTAATTGATGTGTATGGGAAATGTCGTAATGTGAAGGCCTCCAAGCAAGTTTTTGATGAAATGATGGATAGGAATGAGGTTTCTTGGAATGCAGCTATTACTAGTCTCACTTATATTGGGCGCAGCTATGAAGCCTTAGATGTCTTTAGGTCAATGATTATTTTACGGGCTGGTCCAAACTCTATAACAATTTCCAGCATGCTTCCAGTTTTAGTTGAACTAGGATTCTTTAAAGCTGCTAAGGAAATCCATGGATTCAGTATAAGAATAAACATTGAATCCGATGTCTTCATTTCCAACTCGTTAATTGATATGTACGCAAAATCGGGTTGTTTAACTGCAGCGTCCAATGTGTTCCATCATATGTTAGAAAAGAATATTGTTTCTTGGAATGCCATGGTCGCTAACTTTGCTCTAAACAAGCTTGAGTTTGCAGCCATCGAACTTGTTAGACAAATGCAAACTGATGGTGAAACTCCTAACTCTGTGACTCTCACTAACGTTCTTCCAGCTTGTTCTAGATTAGGTTCTCTTCGTCCCGGAAAAGAAATTCATGCCAGGGCAATTCGTATAGGGTTGGCATTTGATTTGTTTGTCTCCAACGCTTTGATAGACGTGTATACAAAATGTGGTTACCTATCTCTTGCTCGAAATGTCTTTAATATCTCGTTACAGGATGAAGTATCTTATAACACACTGATTGTGGGTTATTCTCAATCTACTGATTGCTCAGAATCGCTTAAATTGTTTTCTGAAATGAAGCTTTCAGGAATGGCACATGACACTGTTTCCTTCGTGGGTGTGATATCAGCGTGTGAAAAGCTTGGCGCAATCAAACACGGCAAAGAAGTCCATGGATCCTTGATAAGAAAGTTTTTTCACACTCATGTTTTTGTTGCAAACTCACTCTTGGACCTCTACACTAAATGTGGACGAATCGATCTTGCTAGAAAGGTCTTTGAACGGATTTCAGACAAAGATCTAACCTCTTGGAACACCATGATTTTGGGATATGGAATGCTAGGGGAGCTAGACAATGCAATTGGTCTCTTTGAAGCAATGAGGAAAAATGGTGTGGAACATGATTCAGTATCATATATTGCAGTTTTGTCAGCTTGTAGCCATGGAGGGCTGATTGAAAAGGGAAAGAAATACTTTGAAGAGATGCAGGATAGAAACATTAAGCCAAAACAAACACACTATGCTTGTATGGTTGATCTTTTCGGACGAGCTGGCCTTATGGAAGAAGCATCTGAGCTCATTAGAGGACTGCCCGTTGCCCCAGATGCTAATGTCTGGGGTGCGTTGCTTGGAGCATGTAGAATCCATGGAAATGTGGAACTGGGAACTTGGGCAGCTGAGAATCTGTTCAGGTTAAAGCCTCAGCATTCTGGTTATTACATACTTCTTTCGAACATGTATGCAGAGGCAGGGAGATGGAGTGAGGCGAATATGGTGAGGGAATTGATGAAGTCGAGGGGAGTGAAGAAGAGCCCTGGTTGTAGTTGGGTTCAGATTCGCGATCAGGTGCATGCTTTTGGTGTTGGAGAGAGAATAGAACGCTTAGATTCTAATATTTGGAGAGCAGAATCTTTGTAGCTGTttctaataataaaaattaagtttGATAGAAGCTTAGGAAATGGTAGTTGGAATCTGTTTTATGGCTTGATTCTCCATGGAGTTAAAGAGACTAACTAAACTAAGCTGGCCATTTGAATCCGCTAATATTACAGATATTATCAGTATATAAGACATCTGAACTTCATTGTATCTTTTAGAATTACTTTTTCCAAAAATCTGGAGATGAGTTACATCTCAACTTCATTGATTTTTATGAAAAAAGCTAGAGATGGAAAGTTTAGTAGTAATTTGACACATCTTTAATGTGTTTGACCATACATATCAATGTAATACATGCATAGAAAGATGAGTAACAGACATGGAACTCTAGCCACTTCTTGATGGTGTTTTTAATTAGTTCTTATAAGACACTCTTAttgcaattattattattattattattaaaaagatATGTTTGTTGTTTCCATGTTTTATATAAAGAAATATTAGCACAATATATAAGTGTTGAACTAATCGAAtttggagatttttttttttttttttgtgtcaaGAAATGAATAACAAGAAACAATTTACTTTTTGGATTCCAACAAATAAAAGATATTATGATTAAAACCATAATAGTATGATTAGCCACACAAATTACCTTTCAAAAGAGCAACTCTTCACAAAATGCGATATGTTAGATTCCTAATGTAAGTTCTTACTAATAACATTTGTTGTTCTTTCAAATTGTAATCATTAAGAATTCTACTTTCCACGgtatttggaaaaataatagcaAATTACaagtttatcatttttttttaatatgataaGAGGATTCTTAAATcttatatatcatatatcagCTTCTCTGTATATTGCTAATAAATTTAGTCAGATAaacaaaaaaaagttaataaaaaatataaaaaaaatgtttaatgGAGCTCTTAAAAATCTATAAATTTAgagtagaaaataaaaaatataaagaaactctattttaaaaaattagtttaaaaGAGTTATTAGatgttaattttaataattttctcTATAATTATAGAGAATTCTCTTTTTTAGAGGAGCTATTAATATAAAGAGTTTATAAAAAAGCTTACGTTATTTAGCGTATTTGAATGTtctatggaattaaaaaagaatgaagaagaagagttGGAAGCACGTAAATCATATTCAATTACAGATAtacatctcttctatataaaaagtgtatagataacggaaattattgattttaacggtttgtttttttaactttaacggaatattctaaatatttaatggaatatatctttcaaactaacttaaaaataaatatttatcaattacattaatataaattcaaatattataaaatatcattatcataataatatttaatataagactacatatgtaataattatattaatataaattctaatgttataaaatatcattacccttattataataatatat contains the following coding sequences:
- the LOC133788754 gene encoding pentatricopeptide repeat-containing protein At4g14170-like translates to MLYHHAHHRCSSLSILSYKLKLIQTQTHIPTHSLHTLTESISNRSPTQPHSDLLPLVSRVQSLRQAKQAHALALLNGFLPRSVSLCASLILSYAIFGAHTTCRFLFEGTIKYCRTSFLWNTLIRAYSIVGIHDGFQIYNRMVQNGVVLDDHTFPFVLKLCSDFLEFRKGVEIHGTVVKLGFGYDVFVGNTLLSFYGNCGNMTGVRKAFDEMHERDVVSWNTIIGVFSVNGFNMEALKSYRELNSTSGIRSNSVSVISVLPVCVDLEDELMARQIHCYVAKVGLDHLVTIGNALIDVYGKCRNVKASKQVFDEMMDRNEVSWNAAITSLTYIGRSYEALDVFRSMIILRAGPNSITISSMLPVLVELGFFKAAKEIHGFSIRINIESDVFISNSLIDMYAKSGCLTAASNVFHHMLEKNIVSWNAMVANFALNKLEFAAIELVRQMQTDGETPNSVTLTNVLPACSRLGSLRPGKEIHARAIRIGLAFDLFVSNALIDVYTKCGYLSLARNVFNISLQDEVSYNTLIVGYSQSTDCSESLKLFSEMKLSGMAHDTVSFVGVISACEKLGAIKHGKEVHGSLIRKFFHTHVFVANSLLDLYTKCGRIDLARKVFERISDKDLTSWNTMILGYGMLGELDNAIGLFEAMRKNGVEHDSVSYIAVLSACSHGGLIEKGKKYFEEMQDRNIKPKQTHYACMVDLFGRAGLMEEASELIRGLPVAPDANVWGALLGACRIHGNVELGTWAAENLFRLKPQHSGYYILLSNMYAEAGRWSEANMVRELMKSRGVKKSPGCSWVQIRDQVHAFGVGERIERLDSNIWRAESL